The Aurantiacibacter arachoides genome window below encodes:
- a CDS encoding SixA phosphatase family protein: protein MKRLGLLRHAKSDWDDMRLRDFDRGLNDRGRRGAALMGAHIRQREDRWDAVIASPAARVKRTLEASGLDLPFTFANAVYLADCPTLMTLVRGLGDEEAVLLVGHNPGLQELALALVPPQEEDALFDAVMDKYPTASYAVLELAIDRWADLAEGCGKLVHFARPRDLDPDLGPEAD from the coding sequence TTGAAACGCCTCGGCCTGCTGCGCCATGCCAAGTCCGACTGGGACGACATGCGGCTGCGCGATTTCGATCGCGGGCTGAACGATCGCGGGCGCAGGGGCGCGGCCTTGATGGGGGCACACATTCGCCAGCGGGAAGATCGCTGGGACGCCGTGATCGCCAGCCCCGCCGCGCGCGTGAAACGCACGCTGGAGGCGAGCGGCCTGGACCTGCCGTTCACCTTTGCGAACGCCGTCTACCTGGCCGACTGCCCTACCCTGATGACGCTGGTGCGCGGGCTGGGTGACGAGGAGGCCGTGCTGCTCGTCGGGCACAACCCCGGTTTGCAGGAACTGGCCCTGGCGCTCGTGCCGCCGCAGGAAGAGGATGCGCTGTTCGATGCGGTGATGGATAAATACCCCACCGCATCCTACGCCGTGCTGGAACTTGCCATTGATCGTTGGGCCGATCTGGCAGAGGGCTGCGGAAAACTTGTCCACTTCGCCCGGCCGCGAGATCTCGATCCCGATCTCGGTCCCGAGGCGGATTGA
- a CDS encoding MerR family transcriptional regulator — translation MTGGAGPLFEDGKDQGAMRTIGEVSAAFGIKPHVLRYWEQQFPMLEPLKRSGGRRLYRQQDLKVVEAIDRLVNREGYTLKGAKMALEQGGAQAGRSAASGDAPASPATAGVTGETARQLRAIRDRLEAALAA, via the coding sequence ATGACCGGGGGCGCCGGCCCCTTGTTCGAGGATGGCAAGGACCAGGGTGCCATGCGCACCATCGGCGAAGTGTCCGCCGCTTTCGGCATCAAGCCGCACGTTTTGCGATACTGGGAACAGCAGTTTCCCATGCTCGAGCCCTTGAAGCGGAGCGGCGGACGCCGCCTGTATCGCCAGCAGGATTTGAAAGTCGTCGAAGCGATAGACCGTCTGGTCAATCGCGAGGGCTACACGCTGAAGGGCGCGAAAATGGCGCTGGAGCAGGGTGGGGCGCAGGCCGGTAGGTCCGCCGCAAGTGGCGATGCGCCCGCCAGCCCGGCAACCGCTGGCGTTACCGGGGAAACGGCGCGCCAGTTACGCGCCATCCGCGACCGGCTGGAAGCCGCGCTGGCGGCCTGA
- the cysS gene encoding cysteine--tRNA ligase, producing the protein MTDLKLFNSLTRRLETFEPVHPGEARVYSCGPTVYNYPHIGNMRAYVFADVLGRTLSWKGYKLTHVINITDVGHLTDDADAGEDKLEKAAAANAQSIWEIARHYTEAYWADVKALNIRQPAHWSIATDYVEQMIDFAKSIADKHCYELEGGLYFDITTVSDYALLAGRHAQEQLLENAEAHMRIDPVKDKRNPADFAIWRRTPPGETRQMEWDSPWGRGAPGWHLECSVMGEALLGFPFDIHTGGIDHREIHHPNEIAQNQAFCGSDASGARVWMHNNFLVERSGKMSKSSGEFLRLQLLIDKGYHPVAYRMMCLQAHYRSELEFSWEGLGAALTRLKRMVMAVQLLCDAATGAPDHPRFAPLLERFDAAISDDLNTAVALTALDDALATKKVDAGMKRAVIEQMDAVLGLGLFDLSRADLRLRPKTATATEAHIDEALAARNEARAARDFATSDAIRDDLSAKGVEVMDGDPLGWEWKL; encoded by the coding sequence ATGACCGATCTCAAGCTTTTCAACTCGCTTACCCGCCGGCTCGAAACCTTCGAGCCCGTCCACCCGGGGGAGGCGCGGGTCTATTCTTGCGGGCCGACTGTCTACAATTACCCGCACATCGGCAACATGCGCGCCTATGTCTTTGCCGACGTGCTGGGGCGCACGCTGAGCTGGAAGGGCTACAAGCTCACCCACGTCATCAACATCACCGATGTCGGCCACCTCACCGACGATGCCGACGCGGGCGAGGACAAGCTGGAGAAAGCGGCAGCGGCGAACGCGCAGTCGATCTGGGAGATCGCGCGCCATTATACCGAGGCCTATTGGGCGGACGTGAAGGCGCTGAACATCCGGCAGCCGGCGCACTGGTCGATCGCCACCGACTATGTCGAACAGATGATCGATTTCGCGAAAAGCATCGCCGACAAGCACTGCTACGAATTGGAGGGCGGGCTTTATTTCGACATCACCACTGTCAGCGATTACGCGCTGTTAGCCGGACGTCATGCGCAAGAGCAGCTTTTGGAAAATGCCGAGGCTCACATGCGCATCGATCCCGTAAAGGATAAAAGAAATCCCGCCGACTTCGCCATCTGGCGCAGGACCCCGCCGGGCGAGACGCGGCAGATGGAATGGGATTCGCCCTGGGGTCGCGGCGCACCGGGGTGGCATCTGGAATGTTCCGTAATGGGCGAGGCGCTGCTCGGCTTCCCCTTCGACATTCATACCGGCGGCATCGACCACCGCGAGATCCATCATCCCAACGAGATCGCCCAGAACCAGGCATTCTGCGGCTCCGACGCGAGCGGCGCGCGGGTGTGGATGCACAACAACTTCCTGGTCGAACGCTCTGGAAAGATGAGCAAATCGTCCGGCGAGTTCCTCCGCCTGCAACTGCTGATCGACAAGGGCTACCACCCGGTCGCCTACCGCATGATGTGCCTGCAGGCGCATTACCGCAGCGAGCTGGAGTTCAGTTGGGAGGGCCTTGGCGCGGCGCTGACGCGGCTGAAACGGATGGTGATGGCGGTCCAGCTGCTATGCGATGCCGCAACGGGAGCGCCCGATCATCCCAGGTTCGCGCCGCTCCTCGAACGGTTCGATGCGGCGATCAGCGATGACCTCAATACGGCCGTCGCGCTGACCGCGCTGGACGATGCGCTGGCCACGAAGAAGGTAGATGCAGGCATGAAGCGCGCCGTCATTGAACAAATGGACGCGGTGCTCGGGCTGGGTCTCTTCGACCTGTCACGCGCCGACCTGCGCCTGCGCCCGAAAACCGCCACCGCGACCGAAGCGCACATCGACGAGGCACTCGCCGCCCGCAACGAAGCCCGCGCCGCCAGGGACTTCGCCACCTCCGACGCCATCCGCGACGATCTTTCGGCCAAGGGGGTGGAAGTGATGGACGGCGATCCGCTTGGATGGGAATGGAAGCTTTAG
- the rpmF gene encoding 50S ribosomal protein L32 — protein MAVPKRKVSPHRRGNRRSHDSLKVEAFHECSNCGELKRPHNLCPACGHYNGRMVVEPKGL, from the coding sequence ATGGCTGTCCCTAAAAGAAAAGTTTCGCCGCATCGCCGTGGCAACCGCAGGTCGCACGATTCGCTCAAGGTCGAGGCATTCCACGAATGCTCGAACTGCGGCGAACTCAAGCGTCCGCACAACCTGTGCCCCGCTTGCGGGCACTACAACGGCCGCATGGTCGTTGAGCCCAAGGGTCTTTAA
- the plsX gene encoding phosphate acyltransferase PlsX: MSLPRIAVDAMGGDEGVRVMVEGAALARRRHDKFRFLLVGDEPRIKAALDTHPNMRSASEILHCDEVVSGDEKPSRALRRAKTTSMGLAINAVKTGDCGAAVSGGNTGALMAMGKIALRTMPGIDRPALAGLMPTLGDDDVVMLDLGANTDCDARNLIQFAVMGAAYARIVTGKAAPRVRLLNIGTESIKGTDNLREASQRLADATGLAMQFDGFIEADKINRGEVDVVVTDGFSGNIALKAIEGSARFVTDLLRTAFTSSLRSKIGFLVSRPATELLRHHLDPNNHNGGVFLGLNGVLVKSHGSANAKGVSNAVHVCARLLEDDITRRIAADLAEVGAGIGGEGRTGAGRTDAESATADAAGKPQDTGEASE, translated from the coding sequence ATGAGCCTTCCGCGTATCGCAGTAGACGCGATGGGCGGGGACGAAGGCGTGCGCGTGATGGTCGAGGGCGCCGCGCTTGCGCGTCGCCGCCATGACAAGTTCCGCTTTCTGCTGGTCGGGGACGAGCCGCGCATCAAGGCCGCGCTCGATACGCATCCCAACATGCGCTCCGCCAGCGAGATCCTCCATTGTGACGAGGTCGTCTCCGGCGACGAGAAGCCCAGCCGCGCGCTGCGCCGGGCGAAGACCACCAGCATGGGCCTCGCCATCAACGCGGTGAAGACCGGGGACTGCGGTGCCGCGGTCAGCGGCGGCAATACCGGCGCGCTGATGGCGATGGGCAAGATCGCGCTGCGCACCATGCCCGGCATCGACCGTCCCGCGCTCGCCGGCCTGATGCCGACGCTGGGCGACGACGACGTCGTCATGCTCGACCTGGGCGCGAACACGGATTGCGACGCGCGCAACCTCATCCAGTTCGCCGTCATGGGCGCGGCCTACGCGCGCATCGTGACGGGCAAGGCTGCACCCCGCGTGCGCCTGCTCAACATCGGCACCGAAAGCATCAAGGGCACCGACAACCTGCGCGAGGCGAGCCAGCGGCTGGCGGACGCGACCGGCCTTGCCATGCAGTTCGATGGCTTCATCGAAGCCGACAAGATCAACCGCGGCGAAGTGGACGTGGTGGTGACGGACGGTTTCTCGGGCAATATCGCGCTAAAGGCGATCGAGGGCTCTGCACGGTTCGTCACGGACCTGCTGCGCACCGCCTTCACCAGTTCGCTGCGCAGCAAGATCGGCTTCCTCGTCAGCCGCCCCGCGACGGAATTGCTGCGGCATCATCTGGACCCCAACAACCACAACGGCGGCGTATTCCTCGGTCTCAATGGCGTGCTGGTAAAGTCGCACGGCAGCGCCAATGCCAAGGGCGTGTCGAACGCGGTCCATGTCTGCGCCCGCCTGCTGGAAGACGACATCACCCGCCGGATCGCCGCCGATCTGGCGGAAGTCGGGGCCGGTATCGGCGGCGAGGGACGCACCGGTGCGGGCAGGACCGATGCCGAGAGCGCCACAGCCGATGCTGCCGGCAAACCGCAGGACACGGGCGAGGCTTCCGAATGA
- a CDS encoding aldehyde dehydrogenase family protein: MTTLKDTYPLYLNNKAAQPNTDLEVTDKFTGKVAFRTALATPDVIEQAIAGAVRAAGPMARMASYERQAVLQHCVTRFRERYDELAYSLCVEAGKPIKDAEGEVDRLIDTFRIAAEESTRLYGEVQPLDISKRARGYMGVWRRMPIGPCSFISPFNFPLNLAAHKIAPAIAVGCPFVMKPASKTPLGAIIMGEVLAETDLPEGAFSILPASRDGADLFTTDERLKLLSFTGSPDVGWALKAKAGKKKVVLELGGNAAVIVDKDADLAYALERIVFGAFYQSGQSCIGVQRIIVHEAVYDTFKAMLVARTRSLVAGDPKDRDTFIGPMISEEEAKRLKSWIDAAVAAGATLLCGGDRDGAMLEATLLEDVSRNCDASKEEAFGPLANLSRFTDFAAALKEVNDSRYGLQAGIFTRDIHQVLDAWDTLEVGGIVVNDVPSYRVDNMPYGGVKDSGLGREGIRFAMEDMTEIRNLVIRRESAG, translated from the coding sequence ATGACGACACTCAAAGACACCTACCCGCTCTACCTCAACAACAAGGCCGCGCAGCCGAACACCGATCTGGAGGTGACGGACAAGTTCACCGGCAAGGTCGCCTTCCGCACTGCGCTCGCCACGCCGGACGTGATCGAGCAAGCCATCGCCGGCGCCGTGCGCGCGGCGGGGCCGATGGCGCGGATGGCCAGTTATGAACGGCAAGCCGTGTTGCAGCACTGCGTCACGCGATTTCGCGAACGCTATGACGAGCTTGCCTATTCGCTGTGCGTGGAGGCCGGCAAGCCGATCAAGGATGCCGAGGGGGAGGTCGACAGGCTGATCGACACCTTCCGAATTGCCGCCGAGGAGTCCACGCGCCTTTACGGCGAGGTGCAGCCGCTCGACATTTCCAAGCGCGCCAGGGGCTACATGGGCGTGTGGCGGCGGATGCCGATCGGGCCGTGCAGCTTCATCAGTCCGTTCAATTTCCCGCTCAACCTGGCCGCCCACAAAATCGCGCCGGCCATTGCGGTGGGCTGCCCCTTCGTGATGAAGCCCGCGTCGAAGACCCCGCTGGGCGCGATCATCATGGGCGAAGTGCTGGCCGAGACCGACCTGCCCGAAGGCGCGTTCTCCATCCTGCCCGCCAGTCGCGACGGGGCGGACCTGTTCACCACGGACGAACGGCTGAAGCTGCTCAGCTTCACCGGCTCGCCCGACGTGGGCTGGGCGCTGAAGGCCAAGGCGGGCAAGAAGAAGGTGGTGCTGGAACTGGGCGGCAACGCGGCGGTGATCGTCGACAAGGACGCCGACCTTGCCTACGCGCTGGAGCGGATCGTGTTCGGCGCCTTTTATCAATCCGGCCAGAGCTGCATCGGCGTGCAGCGGATCATCGTCCACGAGGCCGTCTACGATACGTTCAAGGCGATGCTGGTTGCAAGAACGCGATCGCTGGTGGCGGGCGACCCCAAGGACCGGGACACCTTCATCGGCCCGATGATTTCGGAAGAGGAGGCCAAGCGCCTCAAGAGCTGGATCGACGCTGCGGTGGCGGCGGGCGCCACATTGCTGTGCGGCGGCGATCGCGACGGCGCCATGCTGGAGGCGACGCTGCTGGAAGACGTTTCCCGCAACTGCGACGCCAGCAAGGAAGAAGCCTTCGGGCCCCTCGCCAATCTCTCCAGGTTCACCGACTTTGCCGCAGCACTGAAAGAAGTGAACGACAGCCGCTACGGCCTGCAGGCGGGCATTTTTACCCGCGACATCCACCAGGTTCTGGACGCCTGGGACACGCTGGAGGTCGGCGGAATCGTGGTGAACGATGTGCCCAGCTACCGCGTCGACAACATGCCCTACGGCGGGGTCAAGGATTCCGGTCTCGGCCGCGAGGGGATCCGGTTCGCGATGGAGGACATGACCGAGATCAGGAACCTCGTGATCCGAAGGGAAAGCGCGGGTTAG
- the cobT gene encoding cobaltochelatase subunit CobT produces the protein MSDESPLDRFRLALTGATRAIAADAEVDVGFTADAASEMGKSVRVPMPARSVPAADAQEARGFADSFALRLRHHDARLHDRNRPADPDARACFDAIERVRYEAIGETDYAGMRGNLAAMQERRVGGSAITRAASAEEVPLPIALGLLLREQLTGQPAPAAAREGMELVREFIESRTGDDFEQLGTALHDQRAFQKLGLDMLRHLDLVPAELDPEDGGEDPDGEDADGEQDTPEDSDGADDAREQPDARAEAAEGEDGEGESEDQAPGEDELADGDPGDDGEEMMLPQRRNAPWQDIPDSFDYKPYTTEFDEVVEATDLCDFEELDRLRAYLDSQLAGLAGIVTRLANRLQRRLMAQQNRSWDFDQEEGLLDAARLARVIISPGTSLSYKVEQEQDFKDTVVTLLIDNSGSMRGRPISIAAISADILARTLERCGVKVEILGFTTRAWKGGQSRERWLADGRSDHPGRLNDLRHIIYKKADEPMRRARRSLGLMMREGLLKENIDGEALLWAHERLLARPEDRRILMVISDGAPVDDSTLSVNSAGYLEAHLRKVIEWIEKASPVQLVAIGIGHDVTRYYKKAVTIMDVDQLGGTIIEQLADLFEAE, from the coding sequence ATGTCCGACGAATCCCCCCTCGATCGCTTCCGTCTTGCGCTGACGGGTGCCACCCGCGCCATTGCCGCCGATGCCGAGGTGGACGTGGGCTTCACCGCCGATGCCGCGAGCGAGATGGGCAAGAGCGTGCGCGTGCCCATGCCCGCGCGCAGCGTTCCCGCCGCCGATGCGCAGGAAGCGCGCGGGTTCGCCGACAGCTTTGCTCTGCGTCTGCGTCATCACGACGCGCGCCTGCACGATCGCAACCGCCCGGCCGACCCCGATGCGCGCGCCTGCTTCGATGCCATCGAGCGCGTGCGATACGAGGCCATCGGCGAGACCGACTATGCCGGGATGCGCGGCAACCTTGCCGCCATGCAGGAACGGCGCGTTGGCGGCAGCGCCATCACCCGCGCCGCCAGCGCCGAGGAAGTGCCATTGCCCATCGCGCTCGGCCTGCTGCTGCGCGAACAGCTGACCGGCCAGCCGGCACCCGCCGCGGCGCGCGAGGGCATGGAGCTGGTTCGCGAGTTCATCGAGAGCCGGACCGGCGACGATTTCGAGCAACTGGGCACCGCCCTGCACGACCAGCGCGCGTTCCAGAAGCTGGGCCTCGACATGCTGCGCCACCTCGATCTCGTGCCTGCCGAACTCGACCCGGAGGACGGCGGCGAGGATCCGGACGGTGAAGATGCCGATGGCGAGCAGGATACGCCCGAGGACAGCGACGGCGCCGACGATGCGCGCGAACAGCCCGATGCCCGGGCCGAAGCCGCCGAGGGCGAGGATGGCGAGGGCGAGAGCGAGGACCAGGCCCCCGGCGAGGACGAACTGGCCGATGGCGATCCGGGCGACGACGGGGAGGAAATGATGCTTCCCCAGCGCCGCAACGCGCCGTGGCAGGACATTCCCGACAGCTTCGACTACAAGCCCTACACCACCGAGTTCGACGAGGTGGTGGAAGCCACCGACCTGTGCGATTTCGAGGAACTCGATCGCCTGCGCGCCTATCTCGACAGCCAGCTGGCGGGGCTCGCCGGTATCGTCACCCGGCTTGCCAACCGCTTGCAGCGCCGGCTGATGGCGCAGCAGAACCGCAGCTGGGATTTCGACCAGGAAGAAGGCCTGCTCGATGCCGCGCGGCTGGCGCGGGTCATCATCAGCCCCGGCACTTCCCTCAGCTACAAGGTCGAGCAGGAACAGGACTTCAAGGACACCGTCGTCACCCTGCTGATCGACAATTCGGGCTCCATGCGCGGGCGGCCCATCTCCATCGCCGCCATCAGCGCAGACATCCTCGCCCGCACGCTGGAGCGGTGCGGGGTCAAGGTGGAGATCCTCGGCTTCACCACCCGTGCATGGAAAGGCGGGCAAAGCCGCGAGCGCTGGCTGGCCGATGGCCGTTCCGACCATCCCGGCCGCCTCAACGACCTCAGGCACATCATCTACAAGAAGGCCGACGAGCCCATGCGCCGCGCGCGCCGCAGCCTCGGCCTGATGATGCGCGAGGGGCTGCTGAAGGAGAACATCGACGGCGAGGCGCTGCTGTGGGCGCACGAGCGCCTGCTGGCCCGGCCCGAGGACCGCCGTATCCTGATGGTCATCTCCGACGGCGCCCCGGTGGACGATTCGACGCTGAGCGTGAATTCGGCCGGCTATCTGGAAGCGCACCTGCGCAAGGTCATCGAGTGGATCGAAAAAGCCTCGCCGGTGCAGCTTGTCGCCATCGGCATCGGGCATGACGTGACGCGGTATTACAAGAAGGCGGTGACGATCATGGACGTCGACCAGCTCGGCGGCACGATCATCGAGCAGCTGGCGGACCTGTTCGAGGCGGAGTGA
- a CDS encoding DUF2939 domain-containing protein, whose amino-acid sequence MRKLILAFAVVLALFAAWYFASPWYAMNSLADAARAGDVAALEGKVDFPAVRQSAREQLGALVGQQQERGGLFGMVPDAIVERAGREVIDRAVNADSLGTLVATGAMAAPFLPERLRTQAIDWDVERDDFEHFRGVGTFEDGTPGPQLLFRRDGAGWLVTGFELPPA is encoded by the coding sequence ATGCGCAAGCTCATCCTTGCTTTCGCCGTGGTGCTGGCGCTCTTCGCCGCATGGTACTTCGCCTCGCCATGGTATGCGATGAATTCGCTGGCCGATGCGGCGAGGGCGGGAGACGTGGCGGCGCTGGAGGGGAAGGTGGACTTTCCCGCCGTGCGCCAGTCCGCGCGCGAGCAGCTGGGTGCGCTGGTCGGGCAACAGCAGGAGCGGGGTGGGCTGTTCGGCATGGTGCCCGATGCCATCGTGGAGCGCGCCGGGCGCGAGGTGATCGACCGGGCAGTGAATGCCGATTCGCTCGGCACGCTGGTCGCCACCGGGGCCATGGCGGCGCCCTTCCTGCCCGAGCGGCTGCGCACGCAGGCGATCGACTGGGACGTGGAGCGTGACGATTTCGAGCACTTTCGCGGGGTGGGCACTTTCGAGGATGGCACGCCCGGCCCGCAGCTGCTGTTCCGCCGCGATGGCGCAGGCTGGTTGGTCACCGGGTTCGAATTGCCGCCCGCCTGA
- a CDS encoding MAPEG family protein yields MADLHISLFSAALAALINLWLAIRCGRARLSGKVLHGDGGDVALQRHMRAQANFVEYTPFALILILVLDLADQDGWLLGLSALAYFVARLLHPLGMQADHPARTRQIGITVTFVLLACWSVWALLVGAQVI; encoded by the coding sequence GTGGCAGACCTGCACATAAGCCTGTTCAGCGCCGCGCTGGCGGCGCTCATCAACCTCTGGCTGGCCATACGCTGCGGCCGGGCGCGCCTTTCCGGAAAGGTGTTGCACGGCGATGGCGGCGACGTGGCCCTGCAACGGCACATGCGCGCGCAGGCGAACTTCGTCGAATACACGCCCTTTGCGCTCATATTGATCCTGGTGCTCGATCTTGCCGATCAGGACGGCTGGCTCCTGGGCCTGAGCGCGCTTGCCTATTTCGTGGCGCGGTTGCTCCACCCGCTCGGCATGCAGGCCGACCATCCGGCAAGGACGCGGCAGATCGGTATAACGGTGACCTTCGTGCTGTTGGCCTGCTGGAGCGTGTGGGCGCTGCTGGTCGGCGCGCAGGTTATCTAG
- a CDS encoding MBL fold metallo-hydrolase translates to MTSHSPIRAAIIPVTPFQQNCSLVWCTSTMRAALVDPGGELDKLKAAVAKAGVTLEKIILTHGHADHCGQAGMLAEELGLPIEGPHEADRFWISRLDEDGPRFGMECQVFEPTRWLDEGDTVTVGEATFEVLHCPGHTPGHVVFFHRPSNFAFVGDVLFQGSIGRTDFPMGNHQDLLDAITGKLWPLGDGVTFVPGHGPTSTFGRERESNPFVSDAAIAAG, encoded by the coding sequence ATGACGTCACACTCCCCCATCCGCGCCGCGATCATCCCCGTTACCCCGTTCCAGCAGAATTGCTCGCTGGTCTGGTGCACCTCGACCATGCGCGCGGCGCTGGTCGATCCGGGCGGGGAGCTGGACAAGCTCAAGGCAGCGGTCGCCAAGGCGGGAGTGACGCTGGAAAAGATCATCCTCACCCATGGCCATGCCGATCACTGCGGGCAGGCGGGAATGCTGGCTGAAGAGCTTGGCCTGCCGATCGAAGGTCCGCACGAGGCCGACCGATTCTGGATCAGCCGCCTCGACGAGGATGGCCCGCGCTTCGGCATGGAATGCCAGGTGTTCGAGCCAACCCGCTGGCTGGACGAAGGCGACACGGTGACCGTGGGCGAAGCGACGTTCGAGGTGCTGCATTGCCCCGGCCACACGCCCGGCCACGTGGTGTTCTTCCACCGCCCAAGCAATTTCGCCTTCGTCGGTGACGTCTTGTTTCAGGGCTCCATCGGCCGCACGGACTTTCCGATGGGCAATCACCAGGATCTGCTCGACGCGATCACCGGCAAGCTCTGGCCGCTGGGCGATGGCGTCACCTTCGTGCCCGGCCACGGCCCCACCAGCACGTTCGGTCGCGAACGCGAGAGCAATCCGTTCGTGAGCGACGCGGCGATCGCTGCCGGCTAG
- a CDS encoding helix-turn-helix transcriptional regulator, with protein MDARETLLEAARARGESLAALSRMIGRNGTYLQQYVTKGSPKKLEEEDRRKLATFLGISESDLGAPQGNSYESPKASSGSSPRGGSRGAEWVDVPRLAVDASAGPGATAAGEQAFDAFRFSRRWLAEHGLDGAHLSSIRVVGDSMEPLLHEGDEVLVDRREQPFRDGVHVVRLDDSLLVKRVASRGAGQFSLLSQNLAYPPIQVSAGEFAIVGRVVWKSGRV; from the coding sequence ATGGATGCACGCGAGACATTGCTGGAAGCGGCCCGGGCGCGGGGGGAGAGCCTTGCCGCCCTATCGCGCATGATCGGGCGTAACGGTACGTATTTGCAGCAATATGTGACGAAAGGCAGTCCGAAAAAGCTGGAGGAGGAGGACCGCCGAAAGCTGGCGACCTTCCTCGGCATCAGCGAATCGGACTTGGGCGCGCCGCAGGGTAATTCCTACGAATCGCCAAAGGCGAGTAGCGGCAGCAGCCCCCGTGGCGGCAGCAGAGGCGCGGAATGGGTGGACGTACCACGGTTGGCGGTCGATGCATCGGCCGGCCCCGGCGCCACAGCAGCTGGGGAACAGGCGTTCGACGCGTTTCGCTTCTCCCGCCGCTGGCTTGCCGAACACGGGCTGGACGGCGCGCATCTGTCCAGCATCCGCGTCGTAGGTGATTCGATGGAGCCGCTGCTGCACGAAGGCGACGAGGTGCTGGTCGATCGCCGTGAGCAGCCGTTCCGCGATGGCGTGCACGTCGTGCGCCTCGATGACAGCTTGCTGGTGAAGCGGGTCGCCAGTCGCGGGGCGGGGCAGTTCTCACTGCTCAGCCAGAACCTTGCATACCCGCCGATACAGGTCAGCGCCGGGGAATTCGCGATCGTGGGCCGCGTGGTGTGGAAGAGCGGCCGGGTCTAG
- a CDS encoding integration host factor subunit alpha yields the protein MMRSVGTLTRADLAETINRKMGFSRAESLDMVEKILAKMCEAMSDGENVKISGFGSFVLRDKKERVGRNPKTGIEVPITPRRVMTFRSSQKLKERISRG from the coding sequence ATGATGCGCTCTGTCGGAACATTGACTCGCGCCGATCTGGCCGAGACCATAAATCGCAAGATGGGTTTCTCGCGTGCCGAGAGCCTGGACATGGTCGAGAAGATTCTCGCCAAGATGTGCGAGGCGATGTCAGATGGCGAGAACGTGAAGATCTCCGGCTTCGGCAGCTTCGTGCTGCGCGACAAGAAGGAGCGCGTCGGCCGCAACCCCAAGACCGGGATCGAAGTGCCGATCACCCCGCGCCGGGTGATGACCTTCCGTTCCAGCCAGAAGCTTAAAGAGCGGATCTCGCGCGGATGA
- a CDS encoding beta-ketoacyl-ACP synthase III, with protein MIRSVVIGTGSALPKNCVSNAELAERIDTSDAWIRERTGITQRYIAGDGETTGSLATDAARAALADAGCDIADIDLIVLATATPDRTFPATATTVQFALGGRGFPAFDVAAVCSGFLYALGTADAMIRSGMAKRAIVIGAETFSRILDWDDRGTCVLFGDGAGAFIVEAREVGDDAADDAPGILATRLHAEGEHSDLLYVDGGASTTGEIGKLRMKGREVFRHAVVNLAEVLREVLEQAGRTAADIDWVVPHQANARILDATARKLGLSMDQVVVTVDRHANTSAASVPLAYDVAKKDGRIKPGDLVMLEAMGGGFTWGASLLRA; from the coding sequence ATGATCCGTTCCGTCGTCATCGGCACCGGCTCGGCGCTGCCGAAAAACTGCGTGTCCAACGCCGAACTGGCTGAACGCATCGACACCAGTGACGCGTGGATCCGCGAACGCACCGGCATCACCCAGCGTTACATCGCGGGCGACGGCGAGACGACCGGATCGCTGGCCACCGATGCCGCGCGCGCCGCACTGGCAGACGCTGGCTGCGATATCGCGGACATCGACCTCATCGTGCTCGCCACCGCTACCCCCGACCGCACCTTTCCGGCCACCGCCACTACCGTACAGTTCGCACTGGGCGGCAGGGGGTTTCCGGCGTTCGATGTTGCCGCGGTATGCTCGGGCTTCCTTTATGCGCTGGGCACGGCTGACGCGATGATCCGGTCCGGCATGGCGAAGCGCGCCATCGTGATCGGCGCGGAGACCTTCAGCCGCATCCTCGACTGGGACGATCGCGGAACCTGCGTCCTGTTCGGCGACGGGGCGGGCGCCTTCATCGTCGAGGCGCGCGAGGTGGGCGACGACGCGGCCGACGATGCGCCGGGCATTCTTGCCACCCGTCTTCATGCCGAGGGCGAGCACAGCGACCTGCTCTACGTCGATGGCGGTGCCTCGACCACGGGAGAGATCGGCAAGCTGCGTATGAAGGGCCGCGAGGTGTTTCGCCACGCCGTCGTCAACCTTGCCGAGGTTCTTCGGGAAGTGCTGGAACAGGCTGGCCGCACCGCGGCGGACATCGACTGGGTCGTACCGCACCAGGCCAATGCCCGCATTCTGGACGCGACAGCCCGCAAGCTGGGCCTGTCGATGGACCAGGTGGTGGTGACGGTCGATCGCCACGCCAACACGTCTGCCGCCTCGGTGCCGCTGGCCTATGACGTTGCCAAGAAGGACGGGCGCATCAAGCCCGGCGACCTGGTGATGCTGGAAGCGATGGGCGGCGGCTTCACCTGGGGTGCCAGCCTGCTCCGCGCGTAG